From a region of the Methanobrevibacter sp. V74 genome:
- a CDS encoding DNA-directed RNA polymerase subunit N — protein sequence MIPIRCLSCGKPVSAHFDEYNKRVAAGENSKDVLDDLGLTRYCCRRMLISHVETWE from the coding sequence ATGATTCCTATAAGATGCTTAAGTTGTGGAAAACCTGTTTCAGCTCACTTTGATGAATACAATAAAAGAGTTGCAGCTGGTGAAAATTCTAAAGATGTTTTAGATGATTTAGGTTTGACTAGATACTGTTGTAGAAGAATGTTAATTTCTCATGTGGAAACTTGGGAATAG
- a CDS encoding DNA-directed RNA polymerase subunit K → MEVIFMDVEKKLTRFERARLLGARAIQISMGAKPLVDITDSLDPIDIAYEELKAGVLPLDVIRDE, encoded by the coding sequence ATGGAAGTAATATTCATGGATGTTGAAAAGAAATTAACAAGGTTTGAAAGAGCTAGGCTTCTCGGTGCTAGAGCAATTCAAATATCTATGGGTGCAAAACCTTTGGTAGATATTACTGATTCATTAGATCCAATTGATATAGCATACGAAGAACTCAAAGCTGGAGTTTTACCATTAGATGTTATTAGGGATGAATAG